In Arthrobacter sp. StoSoilB5, one genomic interval encodes:
- the pknB gene encoding Stk1 family PASTA domain-containing Ser/Thr kinase has product MVQEPTQDHLIGTTVDGRYHVRSRLARGGMSTVYLATDQRLERDVALKVLHPHLANDETFLERLSREAKAAASLSHPHVVSVLDQGEDGHIAYLVMEYVKGHTLRDVINQQGALPPRLALALIDPVIEGLAAAHGSGLIHRDIKPENVLIAEDGRIKVGDFGLARAVTATTSTGALIGTVAYLAPELVLGKAADARSDVYSAGIMLYEMLTGKQPYAGESPIQVAYQHVNAVVGRPSEAAPGLAEDLDELVQWCTAVDAENRPVDGSALLSELRHIRTTLSDEQLDHRQPSSRPLSPAGSAAAVSPLANPQENPTEALATSASPTEFISHQSNPTTVMAASGTSARQPHNAALALPGVDDDLRQPGKREQKKLERQQAKERARAASTPMRPLREGNPRRRAAIWTVVIVILALLAGSAGWFFGMGPGSPGTVPDVKNKTVAEAQQLLRTAGFQSEPQDVFDDDVQAGLAVGTEPKSGEVVRKFQPIALFVSKGAQLFALPGLAGGTLDEAKTALNAAQMTLGTVTDAFDEKIPAGVVISQDPAQGKEVRHGTPVALVVSKGPQPIPVPDVRGLPQDAAVKAIQDAGLKAAIAPETVNDKTVPKGAVVAQTPGNGTLVRGETVTLTVSKGPKLVRVPSFIGKQADEAEKELKKLGFKVEINKVLGGFFGTVRDQNPVNAEIPEDSVVRLTVV; this is encoded by the coding sequence ATGGTGCAAGAACCAACGCAGGACCACCTCATCGGGACCACTGTGGACGGGCGCTACCACGTCCGCTCACGGCTTGCGAGGGGCGGGATGTCCACTGTTTACCTGGCCACGGACCAGCGCCTGGAGCGCGACGTGGCCCTCAAAGTCCTGCACCCCCATCTGGCCAATGACGAGACGTTCCTGGAGCGACTCAGCCGCGAGGCCAAGGCCGCCGCGAGCCTTTCACATCCTCATGTTGTCAGCGTGCTGGACCAAGGCGAGGACGGGCACATCGCTTATTTGGTGATGGAGTATGTCAAAGGCCATACGCTTCGTGACGTCATCAACCAGCAGGGAGCGCTTCCACCGCGCTTGGCCCTGGCTTTGATCGATCCGGTCATCGAAGGTTTAGCGGCAGCCCACGGCTCAGGGCTCATCCATCGCGACATCAAGCCCGAGAACGTCCTGATAGCCGAAGACGGCCGGATCAAGGTAGGCGACTTCGGATTGGCCAGGGCTGTCACGGCCACCACAAGTACCGGTGCCTTGATCGGCACGGTCGCTTACCTGGCTCCCGAATTGGTGCTCGGCAAAGCAGCTGATGCCCGGAGCGATGTCTACTCGGCGGGCATCATGCTCTACGAGATGCTCACGGGCAAGCAGCCCTATGCTGGTGAGTCGCCGATCCAGGTTGCATACCAGCATGTCAATGCCGTGGTTGGCCGCCCTTCCGAGGCCGCTCCCGGACTTGCTGAAGACCTGGACGAACTCGTTCAGTGGTGTACTGCGGTGGATGCCGAGAACCGGCCGGTGGACGGCTCTGCCTTGCTGTCCGAGTTGCGCCACATCCGGACCACCCTCAGCGACGAGCAACTGGACCATAGGCAGCCGTCCTCACGCCCACTCTCCCCCGCCGGTTCCGCTGCGGCGGTCAGCCCGCTGGCCAATCCCCAGGAAAATCCAACCGAGGCCCTTGCCACGTCAGCGTCGCCCACCGAATTCATTTCCCACCAGAGCAACCCGACAACCGTCATGGCAGCGTCTGGAACGTCAGCGCGGCAACCGCACAATGCCGCCCTGGCCCTCCCCGGTGTGGACGATGACCTGCGTCAACCCGGCAAGCGGGAGCAGAAAAAGCTGGAACGGCAGCAGGCTAAGGAGCGGGCCCGGGCCGCCTCCACCCCAATGCGTCCCCTGCGTGAAGGCAATCCCCGCCGCCGCGCTGCTATTTGGACAGTCGTGATCGTGATCCTTGCGCTGCTGGCAGGTTCTGCCGGCTGGTTCTTTGGCATGGGCCCTGGGTCTCCCGGCACCGTTCCGGACGTCAAGAACAAGACCGTAGCTGAAGCCCAGCAACTCCTGCGCACAGCAGGATTCCAATCCGAGCCCCAGGACGTGTTCGACGACGACGTCCAGGCTGGACTCGCTGTCGGGACGGAACCCAAGTCCGGGGAGGTGGTGCGGAAGTTTCAACCCATCGCGCTATTCGTCTCGAAAGGCGCACAACTCTTTGCCCTGCCTGGGCTGGCAGGCGGGACGTTGGATGAAGCAAAGACAGCACTGAATGCCGCCCAAATGACCCTCGGCACCGTCACTGATGCATTCGACGAAAAGATCCCAGCAGGCGTTGTCATCTCCCAGGACCCCGCCCAGGGCAAGGAAGTACGCCACGGCACGCCGGTTGCCCTTGTGGTGTCCAAGGGACCCCAGCCCATCCCCGTCCCCGATGTGCGCGGCCTGCCCCAGGACGCAGCCGTGAAGGCCATCCAGGACGCTGGCCTGAAGGCAGCCATTGCCCCAGAGACGGTCAATGACAAAACCGTGCCCAAGGGCGCCGTGGTGGCACAGACGCCTGGCAATGGCACACTTGTCCGCGGCGAAACAGTGACCCTTACCGTCTCCAAGGGACCCAAGTTGGTGCGCGTCCCGAGCTTTATTGGCAAGCAGGCGGATGAGGCCGAGAAGGAACTGAAGAAGCTCGGGTTCAAGGTTGAGATCAACAAGGTGCTGGGAGGCTTCTTCGGCACAGTCCGCGATCAGAACCCCGTGAACGCCGAGATACCTGAGGATTCAGTGGTGAGGTTGACGGTCGTCTAG
- a CDS encoding lytic transglycosylase domain-containing protein yields MTTPRSPKRTMSMPVIAATTAALPAVVLSSLALAQPAMATPAPQPRKVPATLAAAMQAQAAKAGNVIPAQAVAATLPAALQPMAPSVPDTYKIVRGDTISAIARRFNLDTSAVLQLNKLTATTLIYPGQTIKLTGTAPAAPEQSPAPAPAAPSNATTYTVVSGDTLGAIAARHGVPLSSIFSWNNLSGSSIIYPGQKIKVSGGSAPSAPSAPAPAPAATPVASTGSYTIKAGDTLSSIASRHNVSLSALMSVNTVSATTVIYPGQKLTIPGTTSLQPAGETKPLVPSSFLGFTYPPAVVSSANENKALLNASPVPSRDEMKTIVADTARRMGVSPSLALAFAEQESGFDQRAVSPANAIGTMQVIPSSGQWASDLVGRKLNLLDPYDNATAGVAIIRALVATSKDLDNAIAGYYQGQYSVSKYGMYDDTKRYVESIKARQRTFG; encoded by the coding sequence ATGACGACGCCCCGCTCGCCGAAACGAACCATGAGCATGCCGGTAATTGCGGCAACCACGGCTGCGCTTCCCGCTGTGGTTTTGTCCTCGCTTGCCTTGGCCCAGCCAGCCATGGCGACGCCGGCACCTCAGCCCCGCAAGGTTCCCGCCACCCTCGCTGCAGCCATGCAGGCCCAAGCGGCCAAAGCGGGAAACGTCATTCCTGCCCAGGCGGTTGCCGCAACGCTTCCTGCCGCCCTGCAGCCCATGGCCCCCTCCGTGCCGGACACGTACAAGATCGTCCGCGGAGACACCATCAGTGCCATTGCGCGGCGCTTCAACCTGGACACGTCCGCTGTCCTGCAGTTGAACAAGCTCACGGCAACAACGCTGATCTACCCTGGCCAGACCATTAAACTGACAGGCACCGCTCCGGCCGCCCCTGAACAGTCCCCGGCCCCGGCCCCGGCTGCACCCTCAAACGCCACCACCTACACTGTGGTTTCCGGGGATACGCTGGGCGCCATCGCTGCCCGGCACGGAGTACCACTGTCCAGCATCTTCAGCTGGAACAACCTCAGTGGCAGCTCCATCATCTACCCTGGCCAGAAGATCAAGGTCAGTGGCGGCTCTGCACCGTCAGCTCCCTCGGCTCCTGCACCGGCGCCAGCGGCCACCCCGGTGGCCAGCACAGGTTCCTACACCATCAAGGCGGGCGACACCCTGAGCTCGATTGCGTCGCGTCACAACGTATCGTTGTCGGCGTTGATGAGCGTCAACACAGTTTCTGCTACCACCGTGATTTACCCGGGACAGAAGCTGACCATCCCGGGCACCACGTCACTGCAGCCGGCCGGGGAGACCAAGCCACTGGTGCCGAGTTCATTCCTCGGCTTCACCTACCCGCCGGCGGTGGTGAGCTCGGCGAACGAGAACAAGGCGCTGCTGAACGCTTCGCCTGTCCCCAGCCGGGATGAAATGAAAACGATCGTGGCTGATACAGCCCGCCGAATGGGAGTCAGCCCGTCATTGGCATTGGCATTTGCCGAGCAGGAATCCGGCTTCGACCAGCGTGCGGTCTCCCCAGCCAACGCCATTGGCACCATGCAGGTCATTCCTTCCTCCGGCCAGTGGGCATCTGATCTGGTGGGGCGCAAGCTCAATCTCCTGGATCCGTATGACAATGCGACGGCCGGCGTCGCGATCATCAGGGCACTTGTCGCCACCAGTAAGGATCTCGACAACGCCATCGCCGGTTATTACCAGGGGCAGTACTCGGTCAGCAAGTACGGCATGTACGACGACACCAAGCGCTACGTCGAATCGATCAAAGCCCGGCAACGCACTTTCGGCTAA
- a CDS encoding Rv2175c family DNA-binding protein, with amino-acid sequence MSNVESLVSDWMPLPDVAELLGVSITKVHGLLDERALVAIRRGERNIRSIPALFIQDGHVVDSLKGTIAVLSDAGYNDEELIVWLFTPDDSLRGRPIDALREGRKTEIRRRAQSLAW; translated from the coding sequence GTGAGTAATGTAGAAAGCCTTGTTTCCGACTGGATGCCGCTGCCGGATGTCGCCGAGCTGCTGGGAGTTTCCATCACCAAAGTCCACGGACTGCTGGATGAGCGCGCGCTCGTGGCTATCAGGCGGGGGGAACGGAATATCCGGTCGATTCCGGCGTTGTTTATCCAGGATGGACACGTCGTGGACAGCTTGAAGGGAACCATTGCGGTCCTCAGCGATGCTGGTTACAACGACGAAGAACTTATCGTGTGGTTGTTTACGCCCGACGATTCATTGCGGGGACGGCCTATCGATGCGTTGCGCGAAGGACGCAAGACGGAGATTCGGCGTCGCGCCCAGTCCCTCGCTTGGTAG
- a CDS encoding polyprenyl synthetase family protein — protein sequence MTPVSQLHTEQHEFIGGVAGKLNEFLAVQQDMMATISPDVAPLMGSISNLVTGGKRLRALMCYWGWRGAGGTARDADILTAGCALELFQAAALIHDDIIDRSDTRRGGPSVHRRFSQLHEANGWALDNERFGHAAAILTGDLCLSFSEQSFTEIGPRAASGSEARRIFNLMRAEVMAGQYLDILEEVAGPVRDRAGSVERATSIIRYKSAKYSTEHPLALGGALAGASKELLKAYSAFSLPLGEAFQLRDDVLGVFGDPETTGKPAGDDLREGKRTVLVGFAINLAPTDQAAYLDEMLGKQDLGEDEVSRIRHIMVHCGALDATESLIAELSDQAFAALEQLPLEELPLTALRQLAEAAVSRAA from the coding sequence GTGACGCCCGTTTCCCAACTCCACACGGAGCAACACGAGTTTATTGGCGGCGTAGCCGGGAAGTTGAACGAGTTCCTGGCGGTCCAGCAGGACATGATGGCCACGATTTCACCGGATGTCGCGCCTTTGATGGGGTCGATATCGAATCTCGTCACAGGCGGAAAGCGACTTCGTGCGCTGATGTGCTACTGGGGTTGGCGCGGTGCGGGCGGCACGGCAAGGGACGCGGACATCTTGACAGCCGGTTGTGCCCTCGAACTTTTCCAAGCTGCGGCCCTGATCCATGACGACATCATTGACCGTTCCGATACCCGCCGCGGGGGTCCCAGTGTGCACCGTCGCTTCAGCCAACTCCACGAGGCCAACGGATGGGCCCTGGACAATGAACGGTTCGGGCATGCAGCGGCAATCCTGACCGGCGATCTTTGCCTCTCCTTCAGCGAGCAATCCTTTACGGAAATAGGTCCCAGGGCAGCATCCGGAAGCGAGGCCCGCCGCATATTCAATCTCATGCGTGCCGAGGTGATGGCCGGGCAATATCTGGACATCCTTGAGGAAGTAGCTGGCCCTGTACGCGATCGCGCGGGTTCAGTGGAACGGGCCACCTCCATCATTCGCTATAAGTCCGCAAAGTATTCCACCGAGCATCCTTTGGCGTTGGGCGGAGCGTTGGCAGGCGCCTCAAAGGAGTTGCTGAAGGCATATTCAGCATTTTCATTGCCGCTCGGCGAGGCCTTCCAACTACGTGATGACGTCCTGGGCGTTTTCGGTGACCCCGAAACAACGGGAAAACCCGCGGGGGATGACCTCCGCGAGGGCAAACGGACTGTGCTGGTTGGATTTGCCATTAACCTGGCTCCCACGGATCAAGCGGCATACCTGGACGAAATGCTGGGAAAGCAGGATCTGGGCGAGGACGAAGTCTCCAGAATCCGCCACATTATGGTCCACTGCGGAGCCCTTGACGCCACAGAGTCGTTAATTGCCGAGCTGAGCGACCAAGCGTTTGCGGCTCTGGAACAGCTGCCGCTGGAAGAATTACCGCTCACGGCACTGCGCCAACTGGCTGAGGCGGCTGTCAGTCGGGCCGCTTGA